The sequence CTGACCGTGCCGACCGCGTCCACCACACCACCCAGCGCAGAGGCCACCAGGATCTGGGAGATGTAAACCTGACAGGACAGAATGGCGCAGTCTATGCCAAATCCTCGCTTTGAGTTCCCGGGGCTGTGGTGAATGTACTGGAAAAAGACAAGAAACGTGCATTAGgaggtaaaaaaccaaaaaaatcaaatatttaagcACTAGTATCTTCCTCTAATTTctcagtgttcaaggccaggctggatggggcttggagcaacctggtctagtgggagatgtaaTGGTACATGTGATGGAgtggtaatagttttaaattggaagaggggagatttagattagatattaggaggaaattctttcctgtgggggtggtgaagcactggcccaggttgcccagagaagctgtggctgccccatccctggaggtgttcaaggccaggctggatggggctttgagcaacctggtctggtgggaggtgtccctgcccatggcaggggggtcggaactcgatgatctttaaggtcccttccaactccaaccattctatgattctatgtccctacccagggcagggggttggaactggatggtctttaaagtcccttccaaccccaaccattctatgagtctatgatttcCACTCACCTCAATATATAATACTGCGATGAACCCGAGTAATGTCAGAAACAGTAGTAACAACAAAGTATGTAATAAATACTCCAATAATTATTTCATCTCTCTTCATCTACCATACGCTCCCAAATCCTTTTATACATCAGCCCAAGGTAAAGCCGTCGTGACCCCACTGAGCCAACTCGACGCTGACACCATCTGATTTAAGTGGCAGCTCTTGCTATTTACTGTCAAGGACGAATCTGTGCTTTGGCACGCATCCCAGCCAAGCGGGTATCTCAAATAAAGCCATTTAATAAATCCATTTTGCCACTATGATCTTCGGAGAAAGcacagaaccatagaacggtttgggttggaagggaagatcatcttgttccaacccccctgccttgggcagggacacctcccactagaccaggtgacAAATGCGAATGCTCTGCCTtgattaaaatattcaaaatattccaCTTACCTGTTTAATATCATGGTATTGTCCCAAAAGGGCGTAGGGGCAGTAGGAGATACTCATAGAGACTATTCCCATGGTGCTGATCATTATCATGGTGACGTAGACGTTGGGGAATATGGCCATCACTGCCGTGCCGAGAGAAAAACCCAGCGTGCCCAGGATGTAGATCACTTTTATACTAAGGTCATAGTTGTCCAAGTATTTCTGCAACAAGGCTGCAGAGATGaagaataaaacataaatattagTCTAGTTGGTGAAGTTTCTGGTGTGGCCATGACAGCCTGACACGCTATTTAGGACTCAGACGCTAACAGCGTATTTGGCTTGTCTTAGTGACACAGCCCATTGggaaaaagatgtatttctaCTTCAGAAACTGGGGAACAAATGAGCTCAGAGACTTTCTTAAACCCTGCTACAAACCTGAGGCAGAACTTAATGCTTTGAGGCTCAAACACGTCATGGGCCACTCACTCCGTTCATTAGTTTTGCCTATTTATTAACTTTATCAGTGCAGGTACGCTCTGAGCGCAGAGGAGATTCTGTTTCTAATGAAAGCGTATTTGCTAAACAAAGCGATCAGATAATTAATGTTTACAGCCACGTTTCAGTCTGTGTTCAGAAACAAGCTGCCCACCTGAACTTCAACTTGACGTGTCTCAACAAAGAAGCCGTCCCCACCACACTGATCGGTGCAGACGTGCCTGCACACACGCTGCAAAAGGCAGAAttgaagggcacattgctgcctcatggtcatcttgttgtccaccaggactccaaggtctctctccaccgaggtgctctccagcaggtctaATCTGTACTGGTGCGTGGGATTATTCCTCctgaggtgcaggaccctacccttgcccttgttgagcttcatcaggttcctcgctgcccagctctccagcctgtctagatctcgctgaatggcagcacagccttctggtgcgtcagccacccctctcagttttgtgtcatcagcaaacttgctgagggtccactctgTCTCCTCacccaggtcgttgatgaatatattgaacgaGATTGAacgacccagtactgacccctggggaacaccgctagttcCAAGGGTGTAAACCTTGTGACCAAACAAGGAGGTGATGCTACTGAAGCAAAACCATTTTTACCTTGCAAATACTTATAGGAGGTGTCTTTTCGTGCAGAGTCTCTTACCTGAACAAACGGCAGCAGTAGCAGCATAAATCACCAGGCCCCAGCATCCCATCTGAACTCCCGCATTGTAGGCGTGTAACTCAGTCGAGTTAGAAGGGGCCTGCACCAAACGCAAACACAAAGTCGTTTTCTTGTAACGAGCACATCTCAGAAATGAGCAACTAGAAGCAGGTCTGCCGATGGCAGCTGTCCTCTTACCTTCGGATCGCCCTGAAAGATGACCTGGCCCATGAAATCCGTGTAGAACACAGCTTCAGCAATGATGGAAAACCAAGTTAAGAGGTGACAGACGCACAGTCGCAGCAGTTCCTTTGGCATCTTTAGCATGGACAACCACAAGAGTCTGACAGTGGTCTCCGTTTCCCCCTCTTCGCTCTCCGTGTCTCCACTTGAATTTGTCGTGCCGCTCGGATTCCTGTGTCGGCACCTCTGTCGCTGCCGCTTCTGCATGTCATAGATGTCGTTCATGCTGCGCGAGGACTTTATCAAGACGATGGCATTGGCCCGACGAAAGCGATAGCGGTGAGAGCCTATTTTGCCGTAGTAGGAGAAGGTGTAAGAGGGCTGACGGTAGAACATGTGCCTCCGCCTCCGCATGGAGTTTGAAGTACTAGATTGCTTCATGCCTATTCTAGCGTGGCCGTTGAGGAACTCTTTTGGTAGGGAGCCGTTCACGTTCGGGACTTTATCTTCGTTTAAGCGATTATCAAGCaacatttcctcctctttctcattgTCCCTGAGGAAagcagagaggtggttgagtttGGACTTCATGATCTCTTGGCTTGCGTTGTGGGGAGTGTTTGGATATGAAGCATCCTGAAAAATGGAGGGTTCGATGtcatgcagaaaaagcagctccGATTCAATTTCCAATGTCGCATCGGGCATGTGCAGAACCGAGTCGCTCTTGCTTCTTACAATGTTCACCTCAAGGAACTCCATGTTGAGATCGTGCTCTGACTGAACCTCGTCATGGAACATGGAGGCTCCGTACGGCTCTTCCTCACTAATTACATTCAGTCGATTCAGAGGGGGGAGACTACCGCTGAATTTGACACTGGAAAGCGTGTCTCCTTCGTCATCAATCCTGTCCTGCTGAGGGTTATATTGCTCTTCTTCAATACTAAAAAGGTGGAGAGCAACGGAGACAGAGAAAATAAtggctgcaaagaagaaaaggactTGCTCTTGCGATTTAAAAATGCTACCCAAGAAGGTCTGTGTCCAGTCCAGCCCTCCTAACATATAACCGATTGCTCCTCCAAGACCTACGGAAGAGAAAAAACGAGAAGTGAGCTCAGGAAAAATCGATTCAGTCCCAACTTGGTCATCAGGAAGACATGACAGCTGCCAAAAACATATCAACTAACTCCATACCAGCTGAAAACGCGTGGATGTTAAGGGCCATGTCTTGCTCTTCACTGTCCACCACATCCAACAAGTAGGCCCGAATTGGCCCTTCTGTTGCGTCAGCGCAGAAGTCCAACACCACGACACCAAGCACCGTGAGAACTATTCCAATGGGCTGCTTGTTCGGGACATCGCCAATAGCCAGACCtgagggaaaaaggaagaggaatctGAGCACGTCATTCCAAAAGGGAAAACTACTAAGAGCGACCTCAACTGCTTAAGAGAAAGGTGGGCAACGCTCATTGGAAACGTTCCTTTACAGAGTAAAATGGCCATTTCAACTCTTTGGCACAGATTTATGGGAGGTCGGGGACAAAGATGATGTTTTTACATTTGTAAGActgccatttatttttcaatatgttatttttaaagtatctctTAAACGTTTGAGAGCATTTGGATATTATTTTGTGTTCCTCGCCTGTGTTTTCCTTCAAATGCTGAAGGCTGTTTTTAGAAGAGACGGCCATGGTGAGAGAGGAAAACATCCAAACCCAACCTGCCAAATCTCATCCATCAGTTACAAAGGCAGGTAACTGCAGCGCTGACAGCATTCCTGACACCTAAGGCCTGGATAAAGTGAAATTTAAGCCTCTCAcctctctctttgcttttcttaaacatTCCTATTTTCTAGATGGCTTTTATAAGCAGAACTTTTAAGGATGAAGCAACGTGAAGGTATTTTGCGTTGCAAAAAAGGTCAGTCAGCTTCTGGTGAGAGCATGGCACGAAATGCTTTTTGTCTACAGAGTCGAAAGGCGGCATTAGTATAGAGCTGCAAATTTGTCATGAAACGAAGCATTGACAAAAGCGTGAATTACTTGAATCAGAGAGATTTATACATTACACATGCAAGGCTCTGATAAAACCATTAGCGTAACTGATGAAAATCGACTGTGGAAAGAGATGAACCGGCTAAGCCACCAAAATCATCTAAATCTCAAGTGCTGTGGTTCTTGCATATTCAATCCCGGTTTACCCCAAGTCCTCGGAATGCTGCCGAAGTTTATACGTGTCCTAGGCTCGGCTGAATCTTACAGTATAAACCACCAAGGGTCTCGGTGCTTTAGATTTGTTGGAAACCTGAGCAGAGCACGCAGCGGGGAGAACATGAGTTGAATAAGATCTATACACGGCTGTTCCCCCGGGATGTGGCTCTATATTGCTATTAGGATTAGAAAACTTCTTTTTTACTATGCTTTTGTGCTCCTTGTTCCCCTCCCGATGTCTCCTGCTGCCAGAGGCCAGGTCACGAAAAAGCCTACGCTACAACAACCACCTCAGTTTTTTGCAGCATCTCCTGTAGCCCCCAACTGAATTCAGGCTTATGAGTAACTGGAGACTAAGGATAGGGAAGCATGAACGTAAAATGGGAAGAAGACAGACAATGAGAGCACACAGGGTCCCTCTAGAAGAAAATCTGGTTACAAATGAGGCTTTTCCTGCAAACCAGTGACACCCCCTTTTGCCAGAGAGTGCTAAGAAACGCCTTTTCTCTCTAACACGTGACACAAGCCACCATTTCAAAAAGTTCAATTAAAGAGAGACTAATATTGCTTTATCATACTGCGCATCTGTTCTAAACAGTAGATCAAATGCTGTCTGAAGCTGATATGAAAATTGAATGTTAGTGGCAAATCTCTATCTTCTAATATGGAATGGGGCTAGACGAGACCATGGAATGGCTCTCACTTCAGCTGAGTTTGCTCCAGGCTCTGTTGGGAGAGGCACAGGTGTGTTTATAGAGCTTTTCAGAAGAGGGCATTCGTTCAAAATCTACCACATCCACGTCCCAGGAATGGATGCATAAAGAATACAGCTCCCCTTCACAGTGCATTGCAATAACCCGTGTTTTAAAGAGCTTTCATTGCACTGGGGTATTTAGAAAACACAGGTTTTCTAGAAAGCTACGCAACAGACCGTATTGCTGCGTAAcgaaaaattaagagaaaaatcaaagacaATATTTGCTGCTGATTTATTAGAAGGTGACATACTTCAAAATAAACCTATAAACTGCATATGAGCTTTGCTTGCCAGCATCAATGACTACTGACCTAAACCACTGTGTGGAAGTAAGAGTTTCTTAgcaattaaatcacagaatggtgagaattggaagggaccttaaagatcgagttccaacccccctgccatgggcagggacacgtcccaccagaccaggttgctcaaagccccatccagcctggccttgaacacctccagggatggggcatccacaacttctctgggcaacctgttccagtgtctcaccaccctcacagtaaagaattttttctagtatctaatctaaatctcccctctttcagtttaaaaccattaccccttgtcctatcactacattccctgacaaagactccttccccatctctcctgtaggcctccttcaggtactggaaggttgttataaggtctccccggagccttaaattaaattaaattaaatcttaaattaaaaagagaGCTGTAGTCTAACATCTTGCATGCGTCTGGATGAGGAGGAATAAGTCTTGGAGACACAACTACAAAGTACAATTGATACCATATGATAGCAAttcaaataattaatatttattgctttgctaaattaaaaaaaaaaccgtAAGTTAAGCGTCATTCATCTGAACAGTTTGTCCACTGCGGTTTCAAGAAAATTGACAACCATCATATGGCACCTCAATCTGGCTTTAAAAAGCTCACACGCTGAGCCAAGGTAATGTTCCACTCATTTCCCTCAATTAGCAAAACTCCTTCACAATAGAGCTGCatctaaccacaaaaaaaaaaaaaaccaaacccagcagaGCCAAGAGGATATTATTAGGTGCTAAGTTCCTTTCATTTGCATCAGTCCAACCATGATGTAAACATTTCCCCAAATGTACTTGCTGTCACCTCTCCTACACTAAATTTACAAAGAGATTGTAGATTGTAGATTAAGCCGGGTAGTAAACTATGTTCAAGGGAAACTATTTTTACCAGCTTTGATGGGGGctcaggaaaaattattttcccacatAGTTTTTGATAAACAAATATTAACTGTGTTCTGGACATTTTCAATACCGGGTCtaagaaaagcacaagaaaaagtgaaaagataattttttgaAATAATGCTGGAAACAGGATGTGTTGCCAGATATGCATTAAAGGGAAAATGGATCACAACAGGAAACATTTCCCTGTGAACAGGTTGCTACAATTTTCCCATGTCAAGGATCAACCAAATCGGTCTCAGCGACCGCAAACATTACGCTGGCAACCATTGTATTAATAACACTGAATTACCAGTTACAGCTCTGATTGCACAATACTTCGCACAGCGCCGTtaactttcaaataaaaacaggCAAGGTGGATAGCTCGAACGCGGCGCTGCAGAGATTTCTCATGATTTTTAACACCCAACGTCAGTTACGTCAACTGCACACCCTTATCTTTACTTCCTACATAAAAGTCTGAAAGCAGGGATGTCGGCAGGAGATACGCGCAGGTGATTTCCTCGTTATTTACCTATAACAGAGCCATTAAGGAAAAGGGCAACTCCAAAGAGGGCACCAATGCAGAGAGCAAGAATAAAAGGCCGCCGGCGGCCCCAGCTCAGGGTGCAGCGGTCACTGGCCGAACCTATAAGCGGAGTGAAGATCAAGCCCAGGATAGGGCTAAGGAACCAAGTGAGGCTGTAGTATTGTTCAGGAAGAcctaaaaacaaagacaaaaatgattTAAAGGTTATGTGGGACACACGTAAAATTACACTTTACACATGAGATTTTGTTATTCCTTTGAAAACTGTAAATTGATCGGTAATTTACCTACAGCCAATTCCCTCCCAAATGAACAATCCGGTTAAGATTTCTTATCAACAGTTAAAAACCAGCTAAGGAAATCGCAGATCATTTATCTTTCAAACACCTGGGCAATAACAAGGTAACAATAGGTATATTTAAGCTACTGAaataaaagttaagaaaaaaaaaaagatgtatttaacaGTGGAATCACTAGTTTAGATGAGTTACTACCGtctaaaaaaatcacagtttggCTGAATTCTGCTGAGtatgcagttgtttttttttttaacgggggTGTTGGTGGGGATGGCCTCTGTGAAAAAGTAACAGCCAAAGTCTGCTGTGGAGAAGCCCGACAGCTTTGTTGCATCCTCTATCCGTTCCTGGACTATAAATCCGAAGATCTTCGGGATgcttggaaagctgcctggttgTCGGACACACACATCCCCTTCTCAGCAAAACTTTTAATATTCAACAGGAATTGAACATTAAAGTGGTAACGTTCATCTAAAAGCACCACCGTAAA comes from Numenius arquata chromosome 3, bNumArq3.hap1.1, whole genome shotgun sequence and encodes:
- the SLC45A4 gene encoding solute carrier family 45 member 4, which produces MVMKMAPQNADSESMQVQDLPVAQLQKPENKENESREETISEGSIDRIPIRLWVMHGAVMFGREFCYAMETALVTPVLLQIGLPEQYYSLTWFLSPILGLIFTPLIGSASDRCTLSWGRRRPFILALCIGALFGVALFLNGSVIGLAIGDVPNKQPIGIVLTVLGVVVLDFCADATEGPIRAYLLDVVDSEEQDMALNIHAFSAGLGGAIGYMLGGLDWTQTFLGSIFKSQEQVLFFFAAIIFSVSVALHLFSIEEEQYNPQQDRIDDEGDTLSSVKFSGSLPPLNRLNVISEEEPYGASMFHDEVQSEHDLNMEFLEVNIVRSKSDSVLHMPDATLEIESELLFLHDIEPSIFQDASYPNTPHNASQEIMKSKLNHLSAFLRDNEKEEEMLLDNRLNEDKVPNVNGSLPKEFLNGHARIGMKQSSTSNSMRRRRHMFYRQPSYTFSYYGKIGSHRYRFRRANAIVLIKSSRSMNDIYDMQKRQRQRCRHRNPSGTTNSSGDTESEEGETETTVRLLWLSMLKMPKELLRLCVCHLLTWFSIIAEAVFYTDFMGQVIFQGDPKAPSNSTELHAYNAGVQMGCWGLVIYAATAAVCSALLQKYLDNYDLSIKVIYILGTLGFSLGTAVMAIFPNVYVTMIMISTMGIVSMSISYCPYALLGQYHDIKQYIHHSPGNSKRGFGIDCAILSCQVYISQILVASALGGVVDAVGTVRVIPMVASVGSFLGFLTATFLVIYPEVNEEPKEEQKGLGPPETTEGKGTSAEKPTVLKLTRKGAAAAEPESESAV